One segment of Solanum lycopersicum chromosome 1, SLM_r2.1 DNA contains the following:
- the LOC112940649 gene encoding uncharacterized protein, which translates to MVSADRSFLDVVDHARSMEHIHREAQGGSDKRARYQGSYSESQTRGRDSYDRPRQRFQQGQTRRSTSRCYDCGSLDHWSRECPRRGWGVIVPAPPTSKPVSAMSSSARGGGQIQDRRESRQVTKGGARGGRSGGRSGAPGRGAQGHFYAAPTRVVAEASDDVISGTLFLCHQPATVLFDPGSTFSYVSIYFAPQLSMRSESLAELVHVSTPISEFLVVDQVLRSCLVTIQGYDTRADLIMLDMIDFDVILGMDWLSPYHVVLDCYAKTVTLSMPGVPSVLWQAAYSHTPTGIISFIRARRLVSSGCLACLAHIRDVSRDGPSIDSVPVVRVYADVFPTDLPGLLPERDIDFAIDLEPGTRPISIPPYRMAPAELRELSVQLKDLLEKGFIRPSVSPWGAPVLFVKKKDGTLRMCIDYRQLNKVTVKNRYPMPRIDDLFDQLQGAIIFSKIDLRSGYHQLRIRAADIPKTAFRTRYGHYEFLVMSFGLTNAPAAFMDLMTRVFRPYLDSFVIIFIDDILTLRDQQLYAKFSKCEFWLASVAFLEHVVSKEGIRVDPTKIEAIRDWDRPTSVTEVRSFVGLASYYRRFVEGFSTIAAPLTRLTRQDIPFVWSEECEMSFLKLKELLTSAPILTLPIEGEGFTIYCDASGVGVGCVLM; encoded by the exons ATGGTTTCAGCTGACCGTTCTTTTCTTGATGTGGTCGATCATGCCCGATCCATGGAGCATATTCATCGTGAGGCCCAAGGGGGCAGCGATAAGAGGGCACGCTACCAGGGCAGCTATAGCGAGTCGCAGACTAGGGGGAGGGACTCATATGATAGGCCACGTCAGAGGTTCCAGCAGGGTCAGACCA GGCGTTCAACTTCGAGGTGTTATGATTGTGGTTCTCTTGACCATTGGTCTAGAGAATGCCCCCGGCGAGGTTGGGGGGTGATTGTACCAGCTCCACCTACTTCTAAACCAGTTTCAGCCATGTCTTCTTCGGCTAGAGGAGGTGGTCAGATTCAGGACCGTCGAGAGAGTCGACAGGTTACCAAGGGTGGAGCTCGGGGAGGCAGGTCAGGTGGTAGATCGGGTGCACCAGGTAGAGGTGCTCAGGGCCATTTCTACGCTGCCCCGACAAGGGTGGTGGCTGAGGCATCTGACGATGTCATCTCAGGTACGCTCTTCTTGTGCCATCAGCCTGCTAcagtattatttgatccagggTCCACATTCTcgtatgtatctatttattttgcTCCCCAATTGAGTATGAGGTCCGAGTCTTTGGCAGAGCTGGTTCATGTTTCGACCCCGATAAGTGAGTTCTTAGTTGTGGATCAAGTATTGCGATCTTGCTTAGTGACCATCCAGGGTTATGATACTAGAGCTGATCTTATTATGCTAgatatgattgattttgatgtgattttggGCATGGACTGGTTATCCCCATATCATGTGGTCTTGGATTGCTATGCCAAGACTGTTACCTTATCCATGCCTGGTGTTCCCTCGGTATTGTGGCAGGCTGCTTATAGTCACACACCAACGGGGATAATCTCTTTTATTCGAGCTAGGCGGTTGGTTTCTTCTGGGTGTTTAGCGTGTTTGGCCCACATCAGAGATGTGAGTAGGGATGGCCCTTCAATTGACTCAGTTCCTGTGGTTAGAGTGTATGCAgatgtgttccctacagatcTACCTGGCCTACTCCCAGAGCGTGACATTGATTTTGCTATAGATTTGGAGCCTGGCACTCGTCCTATTTCTATTCcgccttatcggatggctcctgCAGAGCTCAGAGAGCTCAGTGTACAACTAAAGGACCTCTTAGAAAAGGGGTTCATTCGTCCGAGTGtgtctccttggggtgctcctgttctgtttgtgaaaaagaaggatgggactttgaggatgtgcattgactacagacagCTGAACAAGGTGACGGTGAAGAACCGTTACCCTATGCCTCGTatagatgatttgtttgatcagctTCAGGGTGCCATCATattttctaagattgatttgaggtccgGGTACCATCAGCTGAGGATTAGAGCAGCAGACATCCCTAAGACTGCATTTAGGACTCGTTACGGCCATTATGAGTTCCTtgtgatgtcttttgggttgactaatgccccagccGCCTTCATGGACTTGATGACACGTGTGTTCAGGCCATACCTTGATTCAtttgttatcatcttcattgatgacatattg ACTTTGAGAGATCAgcagctttatgccaagttctcaaagtgcgAGTTTTGGCTTGCGTCTGTAGCATTCTTGGAgcacgtggtgtccaaggagggtattagggTAGATCCGACGAAGATTGAAGCTATTCGTGATTGGGACAGACCCACTTCTGTTACTGAGGTTCGTAGCTTTGTCGGGTTAGCGAGTTACTACAGGCGTTTTGTTGAGGGTTtttctactattgcagctcctTTGACTCGGTTGACTCGCCAGGATATTCCCTTTGTGTGGTCGGAGGAGTGTGAGATGAGCTTTCTGAAGCTCAAGGAGTTGCTTACTAGCGCTCCTATATTGACTCTTCCGATTGAGGGTGAGGGTTTCACGATTTATTGTGATGCGTCTGGTGTTGGTGTGGGTTGTGTATTGATGTAG